The stretch of DNA AATTGCGCGGCATGGCGGTCAGTGGCGAGGATTTGACTGTGACAGGTAGTGTGACCAACATCGGTCAAGTGGCGGCCACGACCGAATACAACTATCCAACCACGCCCAGCAATTTGAGCGCCGTGCCGAAATACACACAGCGCACTGACACTTGGGCCGGGCAAACCACCGCGCCAATGGTCTATCAATTTGCGATAGACACGGCAAACGATAAAACCACGATCACCGCACCGGACGGCACCACTACCGAAACCACCAAATACAGTTACAACGGCTGCCTGGCCGGTTGCATCCCCGGCTTTATCAAACAGGTAACGGTCAAGCAGGGCGCAACAACACTGGCGACGACGCTGTATGAATATGAGCAGCCCACCGGCAGCAATGGCGATGACCGCATCAAGAAAATCACTTTTACCAATGAGGCTGGCAAGGTGCGCGTCACCGAATTCGAAATTTACGACAGCTTTAACAACGTCAAGAAGCTGGTCGAACGCGGCTACGACGGCAATATCATCCGGCGCATCGAGACAAATTACGAAACCGGGTCGGGCTGGCTCAACCGCTGGTTGTTACGGTTGCCCAGCACGGTGGCCATTTATGATCAGCGCGGGGTGCTGTCAGCTTACACAAAGTATTATTACGACAATCAAGACGTCGGGGTGAGCGGGCAGTTGTTGCTGCCACGCAGTAATGCATATGGTTACGATGATGTGCTCTATCACTGTCACACTTACGACCCTTATGGAGCAATGGAGTACTTTTACTATGACTATTGCCCTGATTACTGTTTTAATTGGGGGGTTCCTTATGATCCGGCTACCGATTATCGCGGTAATCTGACCAAGGTGGAGCGTTACCCAGTGCCAACAGCGCCCAGCAACCCGCCACCCAACGACCTCAATACCACCAAATTCAAGTACGACATCGCAGGCAACGTTGTCGAGGAATCGGCCAGTTGTTGCAAGCTGCGCGAGTACACCTACATCAAAGCAAACGAATATACCTGGCCGACGGAAATCAAGCGTGGCAACGCCGGACAATTGACGACGCAAATCGATTATGACCGCAATACCGGCCTCGTGCGGCGAGCATCTGACGAGAGCAACCAATACACCAATTACGATTATCACCCGTTCAACCTGCGGCTCTTGTCTGTTGTGCGTCCCGATGGCGGCGAGACGACATACGATTACCAGGACGGTCTGTTCAACGACCCGGACGCCGCGCATCAGCATAGTTTCGTGTCCACGCGCGTTTGGCGAGAGGGCGGCATATACACCGAACGCACCCAGTTTTATGAAGGGCGCGGCAATCTGGCACGCAGCCTGGGTCATTACTATTACGACTGGGGTTTGGGCCAAACCTATTGGTCGGTCACCGATTACGAATACGACCTGATGGGCCGGCTGTTGGCCGTCAGCAACCCGCATTACGGCACGGCCAGCGACCCCAGTTTGATTCCGCGCACTCCCTCTAACTCTCCTGACCAATGGACACGCTATGCCTATGACTATTTGGGCCGCTCACTTGGCGTGCAAACGCAGGACGGCACGGCCACCAGCATTGATTACACGATCGCGTCCAGCGACCCCGGCATGGTCGAGACGGTCACCGATCAGGCAGGCAAACAGCGCCGCCGCACGCTGGATGCGCTGGGCCGCGTGCTGGAAGTGCAAGAGCCGGTTTACAGCAGCGGTTCGCTGACCAGTCCCACGCCAGGGGCTCCCCTGCAACAACCCTTAAGTACCACCTATGAATATGACGGTTTGAACAATGTCATCAAGCTGACACAAGGCACGCAGACACGCTATTTCAAATATGACGGCTTGGGCCGCCTGACGCACGAGCGTCACGTCGAACAGGACGCCCCGCACAGCGCCAGCGATCCGCTGACCAACAACAGCTACTGGTCGAAGAAGATCGTTTACAACACGGATGGGTTGGTGATGGACGTTTGGGATGCGTGCAACATTCAGACGCATTTCACCTATGACGGGCTGAACCGGGTCAAGGACGCCACTTACACCGGCGGTACAGTTGCGACGCCAAAGGTGACGTACAACTACGACCAAGTGGCTGCCGGTTATTACAACAACGGGCGGCTGACCGAAGTCATCACCGACGCCGTCAGTACGACCGGGCAAAGGAGCGAAGCCGAAACCCAAGTAATCGTCCCGCTGACCAAACAGAAATACGATTACGACCGCATGGGTCACGTCCAACACCAGCAACAGACGGTCGGCACGGTTACTGCGGCGATCAATTACGCCTACAACCAAGCCGGGCAATTGACCACGTTGACTTATCCATCGGCGCGCGCCGTGCAAAACCAGTACGAAGCGGGCGACGGACTGGAGCGGGTTGACGATTACGACCATGCTTATGTCGGCGACATCCGCTACACCGCGCACGGGGCCTTGCAACAGCAGCAAGCTGGCAATGGTTTGCTGCAACAGCGCACCTACAACAACCGGCTGCAGGTCAGCAGAATCGAATTGCTGGATGAGAAGAATAGCTCATGGCAACGTTACGATTACCTGTATGGCAAGACGGATATGTCCACCGGCGCTGTGAACCCCAACCTGAACAACGGTCAACTGGCGCGTGTCGAGGGCTTCATCAACGGTGTCAAAAAGCAGCAGACACGCTATGAATACGACGGCCTGGGCCGGCTGTCGCGCGCGGCGGAATATCGCGGCGATAACGGCAATCTGGTCTGGCGCGATCATTACCAGCACGACCGTTATGGCAACCGCTGGCAATCGAGTAGTGAAAATACCGGGCGGCCTTACGTTGATGTTTATCAGAGCGATTACGACCAGGCGACGAACCGCTTTGTTACGCCGACGTGGCAATACGACGCGGCGGGCAATCTGACCGTAGACCCCACCTTTGGCGAGCAGAGCCACGTCTACGATGCGAAGGGGCGCGCCGTCTCAACGACTCCATTGGCGACGCAACAAGTGGTTTCGTCCGCTGTGTATGACGGTCTGGGCCAGTGCGTTCAGACGACGGAAGGCAGCGTGACGCGGCGGCAGGTTTACGATGCGACGGGGATGGTACTGGCTGAATACGAAAACGGTGTGCTCAAACGCGAGTGCATTTACGGCAACGGCGAACTGGTAGCGACGGTGGAACCGGCCAGCGTCAACGTGGTGTGCTACATGCTGAACGATCAGCAAGGCTCGCGCGTGGTGACGGATGATAACGAGTTGGTTAAGACGTGGCACGATTACTTCCCACTTGGCGAAGATATCTGGTTGGCGGTTGGGGTCGTCAGTTCACACACGCATGGCCTAGTTGCATAATGCCGCGAACCACCTCGCCATACTGCCCGCTTAGGCGGCTTAACCTATACAAAATAAATAATTTTTGGCTACAGTGAAAAGGCCGTAATGATTCACCGAATGCCTCCACTCAGCGATGTCCAACCCTGTTTCCCCCTAGTTTGACACGCCTTTTCACGTCCAATAAACTGCCGGATGGCTGGGCTTGGTGCGGTACCAAGATCATTTTTTTGCCGATCTGGTGCGGTCATCTGGCTGAAGTCGTTTCCGGTTTATGAGCTGTCTGTGTAGTCATCAGTCCTACTGGTTAGCGCGTTGGCAGCGAAGGAGAATGCAGTGAGTTTCTACAATATGGTCGTGCCGTTTGTCGTCATTCTGTGCGCGATGGTGGTGATCCACGAGTTCGGTCATTTTATCGTCGCCAAGCTGTTGGGCATTCCCGCCGAGGTGTTCTCAGTCGGTTTTGGCCCGCGCTTGTTCGGCTTCAAACTGGGCGAAACCGATTTCCGCTTCAGCGCGATTCCGTTGGGCGGCTATGTGCGCTTCAAGGGCGAAAACATGGAGATGATCCAGGGCAAGAGCGAGGCGGACGTGGACGAATTTCTGGCGTATCCCGGCTGGAAGCGCTTGCTGGTCGCGCTGGCCGGGCCGGTGTTCAACATCGTGACCGCGATTCTGATTCCGGCGGCGGCGATCATGATCGGGTTCCAGGACGATGTGTATAACGCCCAGAAAGTGGTCATCGGCGAAGTCACGCCGGGTTCGACGGCGGAACAGGCGGGCTTGCAGAAAGGCGACCGCATCGTGGCTTACCGCGATCACCAGCATCCGACCTGGCAGGATTTTCAGGAAGACGTACTGGTCCGCTTTGACGAAGAGATTCCGCTGACTGTCGAGCGCAACGGGCAGTTGCTGCAACTGCGGGTAAAACCCCGCGTTGAAAAGATCGGGAATGACAGCATCGGCAGAGTTGATCTGGACCCGCCGATTACGCATGTCATCGTGAATGGCGTTGGCGCCGCGACGCCCGCTGAAAAGGCGGGGCTAAAGGCCGGTGACAAGCTGACGGCCATCAATGGCGCGCCGATTACCGCTTGGAGCCAGTTCCGCCGCACCGTGCAAGAGGGCAAAGAAGTCGCGCTGGCGGTTGAGCGTGGCGGCCAAAATCTCGCCGTGAAGCTCACCCCTGAAAAGCAGGGCGACCAATATATGATCGGCATCTCGCGCAGCTTCAACACGGTGCTGATCAAAACGAGTTCGATTTCAGAGGCCCTCACGTATGGCTGGGCCTTCAACGTGCGGATCATGCAAATGACCGGCGTGGTCTTCAAACAGATGATCAACGGACGCCGTTCGGCCCGCGATGTCATCGGCGGCCCGTTGCGGATCGCGAAAGAAACGGCGAATACCTACGAAGCCGCTGGCTGGGGCGGCATCATCCGGTTGATGGGCTTGCTCAGTTTGAATCTGGGCATCTTTAATTTGCTGCCGATTCCCGTGCTGGATGGCGGCATGATCCTGCTGATTCTGGTCGAATGGATTTTGGGGTTGGTGGGTCTGACGCTGACGATGAACATGCGCGAGCGTTTCCAGCAAGTCGGCTTCGTGCTGGTGTTGCTCTTGATGGGTTTTGTGATGGTCAACGATTCGGTTTCGCTCTTTTGGCCGCGGTAGTTCACTGACTGACGGTTCTCCTTTCTAAAACTCACCGGCGAGCGGCGCCAAACCGCTCGCCTTTTTCTTTACCGGCAGGCGGCTGGCCAGGGCGCGCGGCCTTGACCGTCTGGTGGTGGCTCAAAGAGGAGAGGTCTTGCCGCAGATGACCGCTGAAAAACGCGGATCAAACCTGTTAGCCGTTCAATTGATCTGCGTTGGTCTGCGTTGGTCTGCGTTGGTCTGCGTTGATCTGCGGCCTGGCTCTCTCCCCATTGACCCACTACCGACCGTCTATTGACCAGTTGGGGACTTGCGTTTAGAGTACGCCGCAATCTAGCGCGAAAACTTTTCAACCAACACAGGCAATCGCCAAATCGCAGTAGCACAGATTCCTGCACGGTGCCGGACCCGCAACAGCGGCAAAGCCGGCTGTCTACGTATCAATCTGAGGAGGACTCATGTCACTTTTTGCAACGAAGCCTATTGATCAGATTATCGCCGAGGCTCAGGAAACCGGCGAACATACTTTGAAGAAAGCGCTGACCGCGCTGGATCTGACCATGCTCGGCATTGGCGCGATCATCGGGACAGGCATCTTCGTGCTGACGGGGCAGGCCGCCGGTAAACACGCTGGGCCGGCGGTCGTGATCTCGATGATCCTGGCCGGCATCGCCAGCGCGTTTGCGGCGCTGTGCTATTCGGAGTTTGC from Acidobacteriota bacterium encodes:
- a CDS encoding RHS repeat protein, whose product is MRIADRNGNYIDIYYQNGVGPKISYIWDTLGRMICFNYDDTGKLVTLSVPAYDGQSGRLQVARFYYEALTINPSFTGSVLPAPPSTRQMLKYIYLNGTQTGWQFDYSSYGMIYRTKQLRGMAVSGEDLTVTGSVTNIGQVAATTEYNYPTTPSNLSAVPKYTQRTDTWAGQTTAPMVYQFAIDTANDKTTITAPDGTTTETTKYSYNGCLAGCIPGFIKQVTVKQGATTLATTLYEYEQPTGSNGDDRIKKITFTNEAGKVRVTEFEIYDSFNNVKKLVERGYDGNIIRRIETNYETGSGWLNRWLLRLPSTVAIYDQRGVLSAYTKYYYDNQDVGVSGQLLLPRSNAYGYDDVLYHCHTYDPYGAMEYFYYDYCPDYCFNWGVPYDPATDYRGNLTKVERYPVPTAPSNPPPNDLNTTKFKYDIAGNVVEESASCCKLREYTYIKANEYTWPTEIKRGNAGQLTTQIDYDRNTGLVRRASDESNQYTNYDYHPFNLRLLSVVRPDGGETTYDYQDGLFNDPDAAHQHSFVSTRVWREGGIYTERTQFYEGRGNLARSLGHYYYDWGLGQTYWSVTDYEYDLMGRLLAVSNPHYGTASDPSLIPRTPSNSPDQWTRYAYDYLGRSLGVQTQDGTATSIDYTIASSDPGMVETVTDQAGKQRRRTLDALGRVLEVQEPVYSSGSLTSPTPGAPLQQPLSTTYEYDGLNNVIKLTQGTQTRYFKYDGLGRLTHERHVEQDAPHSASDPLTNNSYWSKKIVYNTDGLVMDVWDACNIQTHFTYDGLNRVKDATYTGGTVATPKVTYNYDQVAAGYYNNGRLTEVITDAVSTTGQRSEAETQVIVPLTKQKYDYDRMGHVQHQQQTVGTVTAAINYAYNQAGQLTTLTYPSARAVQNQYEAGDGLERVDDYDHAYVGDIRYTAHGALQQQQAGNGLLQQRTYNNRLQVSRIELLDEKNSSWQRYDYLYGKTDMSTGAVNPNLNNGQLARVEGFINGVKKQQTRYEYDGLGRLSRAAEYRGDNGNLVWRDHYQHDRYGNRWQSSSENTGRPYVDVYQSDYDQATNRFVTPTWQYDAAGNLTVDPTFGEQSHVYDAKGRAVSTTPLATQQVVSSAVYDGLGQCVQTTEGSVTRRQVYDATGMVLAEYENGVLKRECIYGNGELVATVEPASVNVVCYMLNDQQGSRVVTDDNELVKTWHDYFPLGEDIWLAVGVVSSHTHGLVA
- the rseP gene encoding RIP metalloprotease RseP, which encodes MSFYNMVVPFVVILCAMVVIHEFGHFIVAKLLGIPAEVFSVGFGPRLFGFKLGETDFRFSAIPLGGYVRFKGENMEMIQGKSEADVDEFLAYPGWKRLLVALAGPVFNIVTAILIPAAAIMIGFQDDVYNAQKVVIGEVTPGSTAEQAGLQKGDRIVAYRDHQHPTWQDFQEDVLVRFDEEIPLTVERNGQLLQLRVKPRVEKIGNDSIGRVDLDPPITHVIVNGVGAATPAEKAGLKAGDKLTAINGAPITAWSQFRRTVQEGKEVALAVERGGQNLAVKLTPEKQGDQYMIGISRSFNTVLIKTSSISEALTYGWAFNVRIMQMTGVVFKQMINGRRSARDVIGGPLRIAKETANTYEAAGWGGIIRLMGLLSLNLGIFNLLPIPVLDGGMILLILVEWILGLVGLTLTMNMRERFQQVGFVLVLLLMGFVMVNDSVSLFWPR